A segment of the Streptomyces sp. NBC_01235 genome:
ATGCCTATGCCTTCGCGGCAGCCGGTGCCGGATCCCGGAAGCAGACGACGCAGCACCACCTGATGTGGGCCTTCCGTGGGCCAGAACCCTGGAGTGATCCAGCCTGATCGTCGATCAGGCCGGCGCCTTCAGGGCCGCGGAACCCCATCCGGGATCCGCGGCCCTTCTGTTTTCCCCGAACAACGGGGACGACGGAGCGAAGGGGCCTCGGGACAAGAAAAGAACCCGGTACCCAGCCGACACCCGACCCCACAGGGCCGGACCGACCAGACGAGGAAGACGAACCGTGCAACTCGAAGCGCACGCCCCGTCCGTACCGCCTTCCGAAACGATCCCCCCGCCCGGCCTCACGGAGGACTCCACCTTGACCCCGCTCACGGCGCTCACCGCGCTCGACGACGCCATCGAGAACCTCGGCGTACCCGTCCCCTGCCGCTCCTACGACCCGGAGGTCTTCTTCGCCGAGTCGCCGGCCGACGTCGAGTACGCCAAGTCCCTGTGCCGCACCTGCCCGCTGATCGAGGCCTGCCTCGCCGGCGCCAAGGAGCGGCGCGAGCCCTGGGGCGTCTGGGGTGGCGAGCTGTTCGTCCAGGGTGTCGTCGTCGCCCGGAAGCGGCCGCGTGGTCG
Coding sequences within it:
- a CDS encoding WhiB family transcriptional regulator, whose amino-acid sequence is MQLEAHAPSVPPSETIPPPGLTEDSTLTPLTALTALDDAIENLGVPVPCRSYDPEVFFAESPADVEYAKSLCRTCPLIEACLAGAKERREPWGVWGGELFVQGVVVARKRPRGRPRKNPVSA